One segment of Bacillus alkalisoli DNA contains the following:
- a CDS encoding GH36-type glycosyl hydrolase domain-containing protein, with amino-acid sequence MTTTIETSKYNLKAGEINFTFLNSGDLFEASHNWVMINQLLANPVDGSLNNIYLRLHREGGMQVFPLLGVKSPSTFYASEKAMTWKGNIEEVNYEVTFHLTTHGVWFWDVKVEGENVEVDVIYGQDMSIASKGAVRNNEAYVSQYVDHTVFETGEKGYVVCSRQNQPQPGGFPYMQQGSLTKATGYLTDGFQFFGLPYKETDIPEVLLQDSLPNKVYQYEFAYTALQSEKVTLAGATQFVFYGLFKENHEEAIIELEFEDEVKLAWESIQGTVVELGVEQPKVRISEKIGTPVHSESLTIDEVNKYFPTRRQEEWDGDTLLSFFTETHEHVVLKEKELVVERPHGHIIMTGQNDKMKENVFSSTSYMYGIFNSQVVVGNTSFNKMLSNARNALNIFKTSGQRIYVEVEGTYQLLTMPSMYEIGFNYARWYYKTATDMIIITSYTMVDTPELQLHVQSESGTQYRYLVTNQVVVNANELETPFVMEEENGVVTFTAHESSMSANVYPELTYKFCVDGTNMTISNEEALVENAHLNSAALVVLELDSTSDWTMTIQGLLYGEEVPFTEKNAADEIARYREFLRECMNGFDLSQNGGETEDLEKVNSVAWWYTHNMLVHFTVPHGLEQYSGAAWGTRDVCQGPTEYFMATQKYESVKEILKTVYSHQFEDDGNWPQWFMFDRYNKIQAGESHGDIIVWPLKVLADYLSVTKDFSILEEKVPYTIRGQFDLTEETATIFDHAKKQIDYMKNNFVHDTYLSSYGDGDWDDTLQPANAQLRDYMVSSWTVSLTYQVMKKFATVLEEVNKEEATELMALAEGIEADFKKYMLKTDVIPGFVYMEEPGKVEYMVHPEDTKTGINYRLLPMTRSMISELLTPEQAASHYELIKKEFYCPDGVRLMNRPAKYEGGVSKHFKRAEQASNFGREIGLQYVHAHIRFVEAMAKLGKEEEAWKGLSMINPIGIQNVVPNAERRQSNAYFSSSDGKFNSRYEAQEQFGKLRDGSVQVKGGWRIYSSGPGIYMNQLISNCLGIRQDNGGLVVDPVLPNHLDGLTFAYKYNERPVTFTYHLQSGERYMEINGQKIEAETTSNRYRQGGLFVDSEKLMSLLNEDSNNIAIYL; translated from the coding sequence ATGACAACAACAATTGAAACGTCAAAATACAATCTAAAAGCGGGAGAAATAAACTTTACATTCTTAAACAGTGGTGACTTATTTGAAGCAAGTCATAACTGGGTGATGATTAATCAACTATTAGCTAACCCTGTTGATGGATCATTAAATAACATTTACTTACGTTTACATCGTGAAGGGGGAATGCAAGTTTTTCCTCTTCTAGGCGTGAAATCTCCAAGCACATTTTATGCATCGGAAAAAGCAATGACTTGGAAAGGAAACATTGAGGAAGTAAATTATGAAGTAACATTCCATTTAACTACTCACGGTGTTTGGTTCTGGGATGTGAAAGTAGAAGGGGAAAATGTTGAAGTTGATGTGATTTACGGACAAGACATGTCAATTGCGAGTAAAGGTGCTGTTCGTAACAATGAAGCATACGTTTCCCAATATGTAGACCACACTGTTTTTGAAACAGGGGAAAAAGGTTATGTTGTATGTTCTAGACAAAACCAACCACAACCTGGTGGATTCCCTTATATGCAACAAGGTTCATTAACAAAAGCAACAGGCTATTTAACAGATGGCTTCCAATTTTTCGGTTTACCTTATAAAGAGACGGATATACCAGAAGTATTATTACAAGATTCGCTTCCAAATAAAGTATACCAATATGAGTTTGCTTATACAGCACTACAATCTGAGAAAGTAACACTAGCTGGTGCTACACAGTTTGTGTTCTATGGCTTATTTAAAGAAAACCATGAAGAAGCAATTATAGAGTTAGAGTTTGAAGACGAAGTGAAACTTGCGTGGGAAAGTATCCAAGGGACAGTAGTTGAACTTGGGGTGGAACAACCTAAGGTTCGAATCTCTGAGAAAATTGGTACACCAGTCCATTCGGAATCCTTAACAATCGATGAAGTAAATAAATACTTCCCGACTAGACGTCAAGAAGAGTGGGATGGAGATACGTTATTATCTTTCTTCACAGAAACACATGAGCATGTCGTGTTAAAAGAGAAAGAGTTAGTTGTTGAACGTCCACACGGTCATATTATCATGACTGGTCAAAATGACAAAATGAAGGAAAATGTGTTCTCGTCTACATCTTATATGTACGGAATATTTAATTCTCAAGTAGTTGTTGGAAATACTTCTTTTAATAAGATGCTTTCTAATGCTCGTAATGCATTAAATATTTTCAAAACATCAGGTCAACGTATTTATGTAGAAGTAGAAGGAACGTACCAACTATTAACGATGCCTTCAATGTATGAAATTGGTTTTAACTATGCACGCTGGTATTACAAAACAGCAACAGATATGATCATCATTACAAGTTACACAATGGTGGACACGCCAGAGCTTCAACTACATGTTCAATCAGAAAGCGGGACACAATACCGTTACCTTGTGACAAACCAAGTGGTTGTAAATGCGAACGAGTTAGAAACACCATTCGTTATGGAAGAAGAAAACGGGGTTGTGACGTTTACAGCTCATGAATCTTCTATGAGTGCAAATGTTTATCCAGAGTTAACATACAAGTTCTGTGTTGATGGTACGAACATGACGATTAGTAATGAAGAAGCATTAGTAGAAAATGCACACCTTAATTCTGCAGCATTAGTAGTTTTAGAACTTGATAGCACTAGCGATTGGACGATGACGATTCAAGGTTTATTATATGGTGAGGAAGTTCCTTTTACAGAGAAAAATGCTGCGGATGAAATTGCACGTTACCGTGAATTTTTACGCGAATGTATGAATGGCTTTGACTTATCGCAAAATGGTGGAGAAACAGAAGATTTAGAAAAAGTGAACAGTGTTGCATGGTGGTACACACATAATATGTTAGTGCATTTCACTGTACCACACGGTTTAGAGCAGTATAGTGGTGCAGCTTGGGGAACTCGTGATGTATGCCAAGGGCCGACAGAATATTTCATGGCTACGCAGAAATATGAATCGGTAAAAGAAATTTTGAAAACAGTGTACAGTCACCAATTTGAAGACGATGGCAACTGGCCTCAATGGTTCATGTTCGACCGTTATAACAAAATTCAAGCAGGAGAAAGTCATGGAGACATTATCGTATGGCCTTTAAAGGTGCTTGCAGATTATTTATCCGTTACAAAGGACTTCTCTATTCTAGAGGAAAAAGTTCCGTATACAATTCGTGGCCAGTTTGACTTAACGGAAGAAACAGCAACTATTTTTGATCACGCGAAAAAACAAATTGACTATATGAAAAACAACTTTGTTCATGATACGTATTTAAGCTCCTATGGTGATGGAGACTGGGATGATACGCTTCAACCTGCTAACGCACAATTAAGAGACTACATGGTTAGTAGCTGGACCGTTTCTTTAACGTATCAAGTAATGAAAAAGTTTGCTACTGTACTAGAGGAAGTTAACAAAGAGGAAGCAACAGAGCTAATGGCGTTAGCCGAGGGCATTGAAGCAGACTTTAAGAAATATATGCTTAAAACAGACGTAATTCCAGGCTTTGTTTACATGGAAGAGCCAGGAAAAGTAGAATATATGGTTCATCCAGAAGATACAAAGACTGGTATTAACTATCGTCTACTTCCGATGACAAGAAGTATGATTAGTGAACTATTAACACCAGAACAAGCAGCTTCTCACTATGAGTTGATCAAAAAAGAGTTTTATTGCCCAGACGGCGTACGCTTAATGAACCGTCCAGCGAAATACGAAGGCGGAGTAAGTAAGCACTTCAAACGTGCGGAACAAGCTTCTAACTTTGGTAGAGAAATAGGTTTACAGTACGTTCATGCTCACATTCGTTTTGTAGAAGCGATGGCGAAGTTAGGTAAAGAAGAGGAAGCATGGAAAGGCTTATCCATGATTAATCCAATCGGTATTCAAAACGTTGTACCGAATGCAGAACGTAGACAAAGCAACGCATACTTCAGTAGTTCTGACGGGAAATTCAATTCACGTTATGAAGCACAAGAACAGTTCGGGAAATTACGTGATGGAAGTGTGCAAGTAAAAGGTGGATGGCGTATTTACTCCAGTGGACCTGGAATCTATATGAACCAGCTTATTAGTAATTGCCTAGGTATCCGTCAGGATAATGGTGGATTAGTAGTAGACCCAGTACTTCCAAACCATTTAGATGGACTAACATTTGCTTATAAGTATAATGAACGACCTGTTACCTTTACGTACCACCTACAATCAGGTGAAAGGTATATGGAAATTAATGGTCAAAAGATAGAGGCTGAAACAACTTCGAATAGATACCGTCAAGGCGGACTGTTCGTAGATAGTGAGAAATTAATGTCCTTACTGAACGAAGACTCCAACAATATAGCTATATATCTATAA
- a CDS encoding glycoside hydrolase family 3 N-terminal domain-containing protein, translated as MTKSRSHQILEQMTLDEKVAQLLQLATLFYKGSSHEGQITGPMQDMGINEEIVNNSGSVLGGAGAQEVMNIQKTYMENNRLGIPLLMMADIIHGFKTIFPVPLAIGSSWDMELAEKSAEIAAVEAAVSGVHVTFAPMVDLVRDPRWGRVMESTGEDPFLNSDFARAMVRGFQGSDLTNDTNRVAACVKHFAAYGAAEAGRDYNTVDMSERILRESYLPAYKAALDEGCEMVMTAFNTVDSIPATGNKKLMREILRDEWGFDGVIISDWGAVKEIIAHGVAADEKEAAQKAIEAGVDIEMMTPCYISNLKELIEDGTISESLLNESVLRILQLKEKLGLFENPYRGANVELEEKLILSEEHRQVARELATKSCVLMKNDNVLPLQKEQKIALIGPFAHNGDILGPWSWQGSQEVAVKVDEGFKMKMDPANLFVAQGCDIEAGTEEQLQEAINAAKNADVIVLALGEHSRMSGEAKCRADIRLPEAQLHLIAQLKKLAKPMAVVLFNGRPLDLHGVIDQTDAVLEAWYPGTEGGAAVADLLFGDANPSGKITMSFPYSVGQVPVYYNCFNTGRPQDEPVTEYVSKYLDIPNTPLLPFGFGLSYTNYVYGEVSLSTDTLTVDQPITVTVDVTNNGDVAGDEIVQLYVRDLVGEVVRPLKELKGYEKITLNPGETKTVTFTITEEMLRYHHADLQFSSDAGKFLAFAGPNSVETQEKEFVLVK; from the coding sequence ATGACGAAAAGTCGCTCGCACCAAATACTTGAACAAATGACATTAGATGAGAAAGTAGCACAGCTGCTACAATTAGCAACGTTATTTTATAAAGGATCCTCACACGAAGGACAAATTACAGGTCCGATGCAGGATATGGGGATTAACGAAGAGATAGTAAATAATAGCGGTTCCGTTCTTGGTGGTGCTGGTGCACAGGAAGTTATGAACATACAAAAAACATACATGGAAAATAACCGTTTAGGCATCCCTTTACTAATGATGGCAGATATCATCCACGGTTTTAAAACTATTTTTCCAGTTCCATTAGCAATTGGTAGTTCGTGGGACATGGAGTTAGCAGAGAAAAGTGCAGAAATTGCAGCAGTAGAAGCTGCTGTATCTGGAGTGCATGTAACGTTTGCACCGATGGTAGATTTAGTTCGTGATCCTCGCTGGGGAAGAGTAATGGAGTCAACTGGTGAAGATCCATTCCTAAATTCCGATTTTGCTAGAGCAATGGTACGTGGATTCCAAGGATCGGATTTAACGAATGATACAAACAGAGTTGCAGCCTGTGTGAAACACTTTGCTGCCTATGGAGCTGCAGAAGCTGGAAGAGATTATAATACGGTAGATATGTCCGAGCGTATTCTTCGTGAATCGTATTTACCAGCATATAAGGCAGCTCTTGATGAAGGCTGTGAAATGGTAATGACAGCATTTAATACAGTGGACAGCATTCCTGCTACTGGAAATAAAAAATTAATGCGAGAAATACTTCGTGATGAATGGGGCTTTGACGGTGTTATTATCTCTGACTGGGGAGCTGTAAAAGAAATCATCGCACACGGAGTAGCTGCTGATGAAAAAGAAGCGGCGCAAAAGGCAATTGAAGCAGGTGTTGATATTGAAATGATGACACCTTGCTATATTTCTAATTTAAAAGAGCTAATTGAAGATGGAACTATTTCTGAAAGCTTACTAAATGAATCAGTGCTACGTATTTTGCAATTAAAAGAAAAACTAGGATTATTCGAAAATCCATATCGTGGCGCAAATGTAGAACTAGAAGAAAAGTTAATTTTAAGTGAAGAACATCGTCAAGTTGCGAGAGAACTAGCAACAAAATCATGTGTCTTAATGAAAAATGACAATGTGCTGCCTTTACAAAAAGAACAAAAAATCGCATTAATTGGTCCTTTCGCACATAATGGCGACATTTTAGGCCCATGGTCTTGGCAAGGTTCACAAGAGGTTGCAGTAAAAGTAGATGAAGGCTTTAAGATGAAAATGGATCCAGCCAACCTTTTCGTAGCGCAAGGCTGTGATATTGAGGCCGGAACAGAAGAACAGCTTCAAGAAGCAATCAACGCGGCAAAAAATGCTGATGTGATCGTCCTTGCATTAGGTGAGCATTCCAGAATGAGTGGAGAAGCGAAGTGTCGTGCAGATATTCGTTTACCAGAAGCACAACTTCACTTAATTGCCCAGTTAAAGAAATTAGCCAAGCCAATGGCAGTAGTATTGTTCAATGGACGTCCATTAGATTTACACGGAGTTATCGACCAAACAGATGCAGTGTTAGAAGCATGGTACCCAGGAACAGAAGGTGGAGCAGCTGTTGCGGATTTATTATTCGGTGATGCAAACCCATCAGGTAAGATTACCATGTCGTTCCCATATTCAGTTGGTCAAGTTCCAGTTTACTATAACTGCTTCAATACAGGTCGCCCGCAGGATGAACCTGTGACAGAATATGTATCTAAATATTTAGATATTCCAAATACGCCACTTCTTCCATTCGGATTCGGACTAAGCTATACAAACTATGTGTACGGTGAAGTATCACTTTCTACCGATACACTTACAGTAGATCAACCGATAACTGTAACGGTTGATGTTACGAACAACGGTGATGTAGCCGGTGATGAGATTGTACAGCTCTATGTCCGTGATCTTGTTGGAGAAGTTGTACGACCGTTAAAAGAACTAAAAGGGTATGAAAAGATTACATTAAATCCAGGTGAAACGAAGACGGTTACATTCACGATTACAGAAGAAATGCTTCGTTACCACCATGCTGATTTACAGTTTAGTAGTGATGCAGGAAAATTCCTTGCATTTGCTGGTCCTAACAGCGTAGAAACACAAGAAAAAGAATTCGTATTAGTAAAATAA
- a CDS encoding endonuclease/exonuclease/phosphatase family protein encodes MHDFQLEKRGEKMELKVMTFNIRVHVPQDGSNAWPYRIEKVSKIILDHSPLVIGTQEGSLHMLEDIGKRLPDYRWTGQGRRGGMKDEFCAVFYKYNLIRRLKFIIVKEKDKNELD; translated from the coding sequence ATGCACGATTTTCAATTAGAAAAGCGTGGTGAAAAGATGGAACTAAAAGTAATGACGTTTAACATTAGGGTTCATGTCCCTCAGGATGGTAGTAATGCATGGCCATACAGAATAGAGAAAGTGTCTAAAATAATTTTGGACCATTCTCCACTTGTTATCGGAACGCAAGAAGGCTCATTGCATATGCTTGAGGATATAGGTAAAAGGTTGCCAGATTATCGTTGGACAGGTCAAGGTAGGCGAGGCGGCATGAAGGATGAGTTTTGTGCTGTTTTTTACAAATATAACTTGATAAGGCGTCTCAAGTTCATTATCGTCAAAGAAAAAGACAAAAATGAACTTGATTAG
- a CDS encoding helix-turn-helix domain-containing protein: MSTIADELGFETIQSFSRFFKNMEGVPPTYYRRNTD; encoded by the coding sequence ATTTCTACCATTGCAGATGAATTAGGATTTGAAACAATCCAGTCATTTAGCCGTTTCTTTAAAAATATGGAAGGTGTCCCCCCTACTTATTACAGAAGGAACACCGATTAA
- a CDS encoding DUF3231 family protein encodes MPEKSAITSSELGVLWLTYQEKTMILRMLEYFIEQADDEKAKTIMNNLYGEIAPYVGTIIEIFQNEGAVIPVGFIAEDVNKEVPKLYDNGFDIMFVRLLKQISTGLHALNMTMTYREDIILMVNELAAITQKYYNLCTQYLLEKGLLVKSPHVSMPKSVEFVKDKHYLTGHSVSPFSEKRSLNTVEVAHLHHSIESNITGLQMIIGFAQCANEKEVKTFFNEGAELAKSMIKEFSEVLLENGTQVSQTAGGNATRSTIPPFSDKLMMYCTSLFCSFSMGSGSLGTALSLRNDLPPKLAIFMKDVFEYAHKGAKIMIKNGWMEEPPQTEERNHLLK; translated from the coding sequence ATGCCAGAAAAATCAGCAATTACGTCATCTGAATTAGGTGTATTATGGCTTACGTATCAAGAAAAGACAATGATTTTACGTATGTTAGAATATTTTATAGAGCAAGCCGATGACGAAAAAGCCAAGACTATTATGAATAATCTATATGGAGAGATAGCCCCTTATGTTGGTACTATTATAGAAATTTTTCAAAATGAAGGGGCGGTCATCCCAGTTGGCTTCATAGCTGAGGATGTCAACAAAGAGGTGCCGAAATTATATGATAATGGTTTTGACATCATGTTTGTTCGCCTATTGAAACAAATTAGTACGGGGCTTCACGCATTAAATATGACGATGACTTATCGAGAAGATATTATACTGATGGTGAACGAGCTAGCTGCCATTACGCAAAAGTATTACAACCTTTGTACACAATATTTACTTGAAAAAGGATTACTTGTTAAATCTCCTCATGTTTCTATGCCAAAATCAGTTGAATTTGTGAAAGATAAGCATTATTTGACTGGACACTCCGTTAGTCCGTTTAGCGAAAAACGTTCATTAAATACAGTGGAAGTTGCGCATCTTCATCATTCGATTGAATCAAATATTACGGGTCTTCAAATGATTATAGGTTTTGCTCAATGTGCAAATGAAAAAGAAGTAAAAACCTTCTTTAATGAGGGTGCTGAACTTGCTAAAAGTATGATAAAGGAATTTAGTGAAGTCTTGCTTGAAAACGGGACACAAGTTTCTCAAACAGCAGGTGGCAATGCAACTCGTTCAACAATACCACCCTTTTCCGATAAGTTGATGATGTATTGCACGAGTCTTTTTTGTAGTTTTTCGATGGGAAGTGGCTCATTAGGGACTGCTTTGAGTTTACGAAATGATTTGCCACCTAAACTGGCGATTTTTATGAAAGATGTATTTGAATATGCTCATAAAGGTGCAAAAATTATGATTAAAAATGGTTGGATGGAAGAACCACCTCAAACAGAAGAACGCAATCATCTGTTGAAGTGA
- a CDS encoding glucoamylase family protein, with the protein MKTKKQALIIGSIAALVIIFTVAAAVNFIANKDDSVKINKDEPEILELESQKSFEFFWNEANVDHNSPGYGLIRDRAPGNPTLSSIASVGFGLTAITIGAERGWITKEEAEERVNGTLDTMLNNAEHINGVYYHFLNMNTAKRAGKSEVSIIDTAILVSGALQAGEYFKGDIKKKADELYKQVNWEWYLNPDRNMFYMSYTPEDGFSGAWDFYAEQLMLYFLAVASPTHPVNEETFYDFIRHEQAYGDGEPFIHSWFGSIFTYQFSHAWFDLRGKVDREGVDWFENSVIASIASRQFSIDNMDRFETFGPNAWGLTASDGPKGYEGLYGSSPSGYDNTAHFTDGTIATAGAAGSIVFTPEESIAALENYYENFPELWGEHGLKGAFNLDLTPHWYAEDSLGIDKGITLLMIENYRSDFVWETMMKNKYVQEGMKKVGLVDSKE; encoded by the coding sequence ATGAAAACAAAAAAACAAGCACTAATAATAGGATCTATTGCTGCTCTTGTCATTATTTTCACGGTTGCAGCTGCAGTTAATTTTATAGCAAATAAAGATGATTCCGTAAAAATAAATAAAGATGAACCAGAAATTTTAGAATTAGAAAGCCAAAAAAGCTTTGAATTTTTTTGGAACGAAGCAAATGTTGATCATAATAGCCCGGGTTACGGCTTAATTCGTGACAGAGCTCCAGGTAATCCAACATTATCTAGTATTGCATCAGTCGGTTTTGGCTTAACAGCCATTACGATTGGAGCGGAAAGAGGTTGGATTACAAAAGAAGAAGCCGAAGAGCGCGTAAACGGTACGCTCGATACGATGCTTAATAACGCTGAACATATTAATGGAGTATATTATCACTTCTTAAATATGAACACCGCAAAACGAGCTGGAAAAAGTGAAGTGTCCATTATTGATACTGCCATTTTAGTAAGCGGTGCCCTACAAGCTGGGGAATATTTTAAAGGTGACATTAAGAAAAAAGCAGACGAACTTTATAAGCAAGTAAACTGGGAATGGTATTTAAATCCAGACCGTAATATGTTTTACATGTCTTACACACCAGAAGATGGATTCTCTGGAGCTTGGGATTTTTATGCTGAACAGCTAATGCTTTATTTTCTTGCGGTTGCATCTCCTACACATCCAGTAAATGAAGAGACTTTTTATGATTTTATCCGACATGAGCAAGCGTATGGAGATGGGGAGCCATTTATTCATTCTTGGTTCGGTTCTATCTTTACGTATCAGTTTTCTCATGCTTGGTTTGACTTACGAGGGAAAGTGGATAGAGAGGGAGTAGACTGGTTCGAAAACTCTGTCATTGCATCCATTGCGAGCAGACAATTTTCTATTGATAATATGGACAGGTTTGAAACATTTGGTCCAAATGCGTGGGGATTAACAGCAAGTGACGGTCCAAAAGGTTATGAAGGTTTATATGGTTCATCTCCTTCTGGTTATGACAACACGGCACATTTCACAGACGGAACAATCGCGACAGCTGGTGCAGCTGGTTCAATTGTATTTACTCCGGAAGAGTCCATCGCGGCTTTAGAAAACTATTATGAGAACTTCCCAGAATTATGGGGAGAACACGGCCTTAAAGGAGCTTTTAACTTAGATTTAACACCTCATTGGTATGCAGAGGATAGTTTAGGGATTGATAAAGGTATCACGTTACTAATGATAGAAAATTATCGATCAGACTTTGTTTGGGAGACAATGATGAAAAATAAGTACGTGCAAGAAGGTATGAAAAAAGTTGGATTAGTAGATTCCAAAGAGTAA
- a CDS encoding carbohydrate ABC transporter permease, which translates to MASKVLEYKEKISHASSSVLRFFLGHRGQTGLILKAFVYILLIGIGFVYLYPLLYMGSYSLKSLSDILNPLVNWIPTQIYLDNYGRANDVLKFLPTLVQTLYVTVLPAVAQTAVAAVIGYGFARFEFPFKKTLFVFVLATFIIPPQLTMIPRYVFFNELGILGNIQSFFIPAVLGQGINSAIFILIFYQFFRMIPKSLEEAAQLDGAGYFRIFFTIAIPMAVPAFIISFLFSFVWYWNETYLAALYFGNSLTTLPLELNKFVATYNQLYSGAEGGADNNINEGIRMAGTMLTILPLLVVYFLTQKWFVEGIDRSGITGE; encoded by the coding sequence GTGGCAAGCAAAGTATTAGAGTATAAGGAAAAAATAAGTCATGCTAGCAGTTCGGTTTTACGATTTTTCCTCGGTCATAGAGGGCAAACTGGACTGATTTTAAAGGCTTTCGTATACATCCTATTAATAGGAATTGGCTTTGTTTATTTATACCCTTTATTATATATGGGATCATATAGCTTAAAGTCACTATCGGACATCCTAAATCCTCTAGTAAATTGGATTCCGACACAGATTTATTTAGACAACTATGGAAGAGCCAATGACGTCCTAAAATTCCTTCCGACATTAGTTCAGACATTGTATGTAACAGTTCTACCTGCTGTAGCACAGACTGCTGTTGCGGCAGTAATTGGATATGGTTTCGCAAGATTTGAGTTTCCATTTAAGAAAACGTTGTTTGTATTCGTTTTAGCAACATTTATCATACCGCCGCAATTAACAATGATCCCTAGATATGTATTCTTTAATGAACTAGGCATTCTAGGAAACATTCAATCATTCTTTATTCCGGCTGTGTTAGGGCAAGGAATCAATAGTGCTATATTCATTTTAATCTTTTATCAGTTCTTTAGAATGATACCGAAATCTTTAGAAGAAGCAGCTCAGTTGGACGGTGCTGGATATTTCCGCATATTCTTCACTATCGCAATTCCAATGGCGGTGCCAGCTTTCATCATTTCATTCTTATTCTCTTTCGTATGGTATTGGAATGAAACTTATTTAGCTGCTCTATACTTTGGTAACTCATTAACAACATTACCACTAGAATTGAATAAATTCGTTGCCACGTACAATCAGTTGTACTCAGGAGCAGAAGGTGGAGCAGATAATAACATCAACGAAGGTATAAGAATGGCAGGTACCATGCTAACGATCTTACCACTTTTAGTTGTGTACTTCTTAACTCAAAAATGGTTCGTAGAAGGTATCGATCGCTCAGGTATAACCGGAGAGTAA
- a CDS encoding carbohydrate ABC transporter permease, translated as MKNLSMKTKKSLIGLAFISPWLIGFALLTAFPVFYSLFLSFQKVRVTTEGIQTDFVKFSNFEYAFAVDAVFTQKILTFIQELVLSVPIIIVFSLIIALLLNMPIRFKGFFRTIFFLPVIIASGPVMRELMEQGVTSIPSIEEYAIFAMMMSGTEGFLNTIVIYLMDNLIFILWFSGVQILIFLAGLQKMDKQIYEAAKIDGASNWECFWKVTLPSLMPMVIVNTIYTIVMYSIFALNPVIDHIQVNMFNINTGLGYASALAWIYFLVIAVILSLSVGLLTMRVNRKYG; from the coding sequence ATGAAAAACCTTTCGATGAAAACGAAAAAAAGTTTGATTGGCCTTGCATTTATTTCCCCCTGGCTAATTGGCTTTGCTCTACTAACGGCATTTCCGGTATTTTATTCCCTCTTTTTAAGCTTTCAAAAGGTGAGGGTTACAACAGAGGGGATTCAAACTGATTTTGTAAAGTTTTCAAACTTTGAATATGCATTCGCTGTAGATGCAGTTTTTACACAAAAAATATTAACATTCATACAGGAGTTAGTACTTTCTGTTCCAATTATTATTGTTTTCTCTTTAATCATCGCGTTACTTTTAAATATGCCGATTCGATTTAAAGGGTTTTTCCGAACAATATTTTTCTTACCAGTTATTATTGCCAGTGGACCTGTTATGAGGGAGTTAATGGAACAAGGAGTTACTTCCATCCCTTCCATTGAGGAATATGCGATTTTTGCAATGATGATGTCGGGGACGGAAGGTTTTTTAAATACGATTGTTATTTATTTAATGGATAACCTTATTTTCATTCTTTGGTTCTCAGGTGTACAAATTTTAATTTTCTTAGCTGGATTACAAAAGATGGATAAGCAAATTTATGAAGCGGCAAAAATTGATGGTGCTTCTAATTGGGAATGTTTCTGGAAAGTAACACTACCAAGCCTGATGCCAATGGTCATCGTTAATACGATTTACACGATTGTTATGTATTCAATATTTGCTTTAAATCCAGTTATTGATCATATTCAAGTCAATATGTTCAACATTAATACAGGATTAGGTTATGCATCTGCACTTGCTTGGATTTATTTCTTAGTAATTGCGGTCATATTATCGTTAAGTGTAGGGTTACTTACAATGAGAGTGAACAGAAAATATGGATAA